DNA sequence from the Falco biarmicus isolate bFalBia1 chromosome 5, bFalBia1.pri, whole genome shotgun sequence genome:
TACCACATTGAGAGCGCCTAGTGATAtaccctgctgtgctgggcaggtTCAGTTTATCTGTAGCAAGTACTTTGCATATGTTATAAAAAAGAAGTATATTATCCAGGATATGTACTTCACTGTGTAAAAGCTCTATGTATTATAATCATGCCTTCATAACAAGCCTATATCATTATCCTGAATGCATAGACTTcttgtattttcattacaggctttattaataattttctttcagtgctgttGGAGTATCTTTGATTTTTAGTTGTTGGATCAACAACTTAGattgttcttatttctgtaaaatcCAGTGGTATTCCAGTATGCACTAAGCGCCAAAAATCCTAAGCTAATTAGCTAGTCTTACCAAAGCGTGTCATGTGTTTCTTCTTGCTTTGCattagaaggaaagaagaacatgggggggtggggggtgggcaggggcacaGCAGGAAGAATTCTTGTACCACTCCAGTGATGAAGATAAGACAGTATTAGGCACATTTTGCTTCTGTTGGTAGCTGATTTGACATTAATGCCATATTTCAAAGATCTGTTGCAATTCTTATAGTATTAATGTTTCTGGTTAGTCTGACAGAGAACAAAATGTACTCTAGCAGGATAAAAGTTCCATAAGATTATGTATTTTGTTCATTATGTTGTTTTATCCTGTGGTATGAATTTAAAGAATTTTGTATGAAGTATACTGCCAATAGAACTTGTGTCTGAAATCTTATGAGTAATGAGtccttattattttaaaaggtaattctAGGGATTTTAGCATGCTTTTGTAAAATACTtccacaaacccaaacaacaccAAATGCAAACCCCATGCACTGAGAAGTAATTTCTTTAGCTATTTCCCTGTGTGATTTACTATAATGGCTCAACAAAATGCCTTATTTCTAATTTCATCCTATGAGGAATCACTGATTTGAATCAAAGAGGCCTGTGTATCACAAACCTGTAGATCTCATACAGAGTCTGCACTTTCCAAATTACACTGCCTTTGTGCTCTTGGTTTGCCTTGAATTTTTGTTCacagaatttcatttaaataggTCAGGATACCAGTTGTTCGACCTGTGCTACTCTTTATTTATCAGTCTTCCTGTCTGTGTGTCCTTTACAAATGCCTTTTGTAGGGATTAGGTCTACCTTTAAATCAactcttcaaaatatttcataatgtTGACCCTAGTGACATCCCTGTAAAACCTTTAATAGTGCAGATGTGTTGTGGTTTTACCGTGGTAGGCAGCTAAGCCCCACATAGCCCCTCGCTACCCCCCCGGTGGAACTGGAAGGGCAAAAGTGCGAAAACTTCTGGGTTGAGATGAAGATAGTTCAATGagtaaaagcaaaagctgcatgcacaagcaaagcaaagtaaGAAATTCATTCActccttcccatgggcaggcaggtgctcagccatctccagggaagcagggctccgttacacgtaacagttacttgggaagacaaacaccataatgccaaatgtccccgcttcctcctccttccctcagcTTTTATTGCGGAGCATTATgtcatatggtctggaatatccccCTGGTgagttggggtcagctgttccagctggGTCCCCTTCCCAGCTTCTCACGCATCCCCAACCTACTGGCTTTGATGCTGTGTAAGCTAAAACATCCtctgttatcaacactgttttcagcacaaatccaaaacatagcaccataggagctactaggaagaaaattaactctatcccagccaaaactagtACGATATGTTTGAGTCCCCATTAAGAACTCATTCTTCACATCTGCCAGTTAGCCAGTTCTTTATCTGTTTAgtattgtttataaatattGCAGAATGCTAATTTTAACAACTAGTTTTTCTCAAATGTCAGCAAAAATAAAGTGGCTTCATTTAGAGTTCTCAGAATAATTTCTAGTCTACCTCTAAACTAGCTACTTAAAAAGAAcactttccatttaaaaaagtaCTTACTAGTGACCTAAATTGCATTATGACGATTAATTATTAACTTCTgtatgattttaatttcttcgATATAATCTGATTTGTTGACTTAACCACATGTAATTTGGTGGGttttcctaatttctttttttgagtaTTATGTTAGTTTTCTGGAtcttccacttcttttttttttaattgaaatgtcACAATATAATACTGTCTGTGGTTCAGATTTCTGCTGCCAGTGTCATTCCTGTGTACTTAGAAGAAAATAGAGGTAAGGAAGTGATGCTTCTTGCttgaagaagcagcagtttgTCTCAACCTAATACTCATACTTCGTTTATTCTTGTATGAATTAAGTGATTGTATTGTACTAACCTTATATTCAGCTTTATAGAAGGTTATCTCTTTCTCATTCCTGGAGATGGTAATGAAACTTTCTCAGTAGACATGTCTTGTCCTTAGCTCTCAGAAAAAGCAATTCCgtgaatattttattacttacaGTAGAATTGCAGGGGGTGGAGGTATGTGTGTTTTGACATATGCCCTCcaaatcaataaaatattgTGGAGGAAGTAACTCCCCTGAAGCTGTCAGGACTGTTTTAGCAAGGTAGACTCCTAAAGTCACAGCATCAGCTGGACTTCCAAGGGAGCAGGAGCTCAGCTCTGTATAAGCTTGCTGATTGTGCTAATTACTATCCTAGACCTAgagaatgaaagcagcagccattGCAGGGAGAACTTGACTAGGAATCAGAAGTGCTGGGACAGCTGTGATTTACCAGGGAGAGAGAAGAGTGTCAGGACTCTGCAGAAGCTGCCTAACACAGGAAAATTCTTCTAAAGTGACATGAGGAGTTCAGACCAGAATTGTCTGGGAGGAGAGCCTTAGCCatgctgtggcagagctggaaatgaTCAGGCACTCAGAGAAGAccttttgtttggttgggtttttaataggaaaacaCTTAGTTATTACAAATTAAACTTCTGCATAAGCTTCTCAACCAAACTGCAGTGAAGAATGTAACTCGAGTTCAAAATGAGAGAATGAGTGGTGGTTGTACGACGAGTTTCGGTAGATAATGTACAGCCATGGCCTCCTTTGTGCCAACTTGGGGCTACACATAGAGTCAAATTTGGAAGCCGACTAAGctgaaagctgtgttttctgcctCTGGATTAATTTTGAGCTGAATCAGTTCTGTGATCCGTTAGACTTCAGTGGGGACTCTGTAAGTATTCATGTTGGAACGAGAGGGGAGATGGAGGAAGGTTTCCGTAACTTTGTTACGCAGGAGTATGGATTTAGGTTGATTTGAAGTCATTCACGGGACTACATCTTAAACATACAGGGAGagtaataattaaattttaattgcCTTAAGGCTTCAATAAAACATCACAAGAAGCATAGCTAAGGGCCTGAAGGTCCATGTTAAAAATGAGTTTGTGTTTCACAAACGTTCATTGAATTATTGGCAGGATGGGAAGAGAGAATTGTAAAAGCTAACATTAGCCAAGTGAGGTTAACCTCCCTAGGCTGCTTCTACACACaatgggaagagagagaaggtcTGCTAAAGGCTGATAGAACAGAGCTTTTGTGGAGTGCTGATGGGAACGTGGCATTCTCTTTCATGGGTGGGTTTGTGACTTATTTGTGCTAGGATTTAGGGATGCATCGTTTAGTTGCACGAGTTTAAACTCAAGCATTTGTTACAGTAACACTGTGTATAGATATTTTGCAGGTCGCGGAAGGCCGACTGATTACAAAGCCCTTCTCAGGATGCTGTTAGTGCTTTCACTGCAGTGCTTTCAGACTATTAGTAGGTCTCCTGGCCTGATGGCATACTCCCCAGCTCTCCTATCTCTCTCTTGACAGAGAAGTGAAAAAGTTACAGAAACTGAAGATGAAATTAGGAGGAAGTACCTAGGAAAATGGTCATCAAAAAGGCATCTGTTTTGTGTTGCAGTGCTCTGATTGCctgaaaatataaacaaagCATAAGTCTTGACTGTAATGATTTATGCCTTGTATGCAGTTTTTGTTCTGCGGCCAAGTACATTCTGAAGTCTCTCATGCATATTGTGTTCTTTTTCGCTAGGAACTCGATAAAGAGCTTCCAGTGTTAAAACCTTACTTTGTCCAAAAGCCGGAACTTGCTGGGAAGACGGGAACTGGTATGCGAGTCACGTGGTTGGGACATGCCTCGGTTATGGTGGAAATGGATGAACTTATATTTCTTACTGACCCAATCTTCAGCCAGCGAGCTTCCCCTACTCAGCTGGTGGGCCCCAAGCGTTTCCGAGGACCTCCGTGCACAGTAGACCAGCTCCCTAAAATAGATGCAGTCATGATCAGCCATACCCATTATGATCACTTGGACTACAACACTGTAACGAGTCTAAATGAACGCTTCGGGAGTGAGCTACGCTGGTTTGTGCCTCTGGGGCTCTTGGACTGGATGCAGAGATGTGGTTGTGAGAACGTGATTGAACTGGACTGGTGGGAAGAGAACTGCGTCCCTGGCCACGATGCAGTAACTTTTGTTTTCACTCCTTCTCAACATTGGTGCAAAAGGACTGCGACAGATGACAACAAGGTTCTTTGGGGCAGCTGGTCTGTCTTGGGACCTTGGaataggtttttcttttcaggagaTACTGGATATTGTGTTGCTTTTGAACAGATAGGTAAAAGGTTTGGACCTTTTGATCTCGCAGCCATCCCGATTGGAGCTTATGAGCCAAggtatgaaaataaaagtttgatcaaaatacataaatgaaatCATACACATATATCAAAAATACACCCAGAAGTGAAAACTGTAGGTGTTAAAAATATACAATAGAATATAGAGGCAAAAGATGGAAATTGctgaatgacaaaaaaaaagcaaaaaaaaaaaaaaaaaaaagcaggcagtAGGCAGTCAGAAGATGGAGTTGAAATGTTTAGGATGCTTGCCTGTGTATGTGTGGTGTTCTTGGAGAGTTTTTTCTTCACtcttcagcacagcaaggaTGTATCAGCTGACTTTCTTCCACAAAAAATGTTGAGTAAAAATCTGGGATTactttgtggcttttttcctgaaatagcATCACTTAATCCAGGGCATTCAGATGCCTGcaatttgctgtgtttttctcatGCTTCAGTCTTTATATTGGTTTTGCAACTTATCTGGAGATAAAGATGACTTCTTTATAGGGGGACATCTGTTTAAGCATCTGTATCCTACTTACAATGAGGTATCTAAACTTTTAGATGATAACATTCATaatgctggaaggaaaacatgTATAGGCTGTGAAAGAAAGATAGGAATCTCAATAGCGTGGCAAAATCTGGTATCTTTCAAGAATTGCCAGGTACTCTCTTCCGCTTTACCACCATTTCCTTAGACTATCTTCTCAAGCACACACTTTGGCATGCACTGCTAGCATGAAATTTTTTCAGGTGTGGATTTAAATCCGTGGCCTTAATGCCTGAAGGCACCAGTAATATGTCTTATACTAATAAAAATACcggtaagaaaaaaatgaatctgaAAAGGAGAGTGAAATATATGATCTGCTGTTCTGTGGGTGTGTTGGTATATTCCAGCTTGTTGATTTTGAGTTTTCTGTATGTTGTTCAGACATAACATGCTCCATAATTTTTTGGTTAGgtgagtggggttttttggggtgggtttttttgtattaagATTCTTTGCAACTTACccaatgaaagcaaagaaatcttGCACTGAATTAGGTGACACAAAAGATTTACTTTTGTGTTTTGGTAGGTGGTTTATGAAATACCAGCATGTGGATCCTGAAGAAGCAGTAAGAATCCATATCGATGTTCAAGCAAAGAAGTCTGTGGCAATTCATTGGGGGACCTTTGCTTTAGCAAATGAGGTAAATTTCAACACTCTACATGAGTTCACGTTTTTTGAGTGCACAGTCATTAATGAGGCTTTGCTCATGCAGTTTAACCTATGTGTCTCTAGATGTATACTTAAAATGTAAACTTCGTATGAATGAAAAGTTGTTACTATTTGTACTGCTGTCCAAAACAATGCTTAGCTTTTCATAGCCgtggaaatattttatgtaattaaGATTAATTTGAAAGTACAGAGTTATTGAAAGAAAGTAGAGAATTTCTGATATCTGAAAGCTGAGGAACGTGAAAGGTGGCGACATTTATGCAATAATAAAAGTAAACTCAGCAGTGCATCACTTGGAGACAATAATTGCATGCCCGTAGGTCAATAATCTTTTAATCATGGCTAGTCTagtaaataaatagaataatgtttttaattgttgaTTCATAGTTAAGTACCAGCAAGAAtatgaaaaactgaattattctgagttgtttttgtttattttgttctcccccctccccagctctaAAAGAAGGTTACCTAGGTACCTTCAAAGTGActaaaaatgcagtgaaaggGAAGTAACTACGTCTACTTTGGCACACTTTGTCTAGTAGCTGTTATTCAGCTTTGTCTTTCCATCAGTTGCACGACTTCATCACGTAATTCAGTCGTGATGCTACCTAGGTTTACCTGATAAATCACGTTTTCTTTAACTTGGATATAACTTTCTATCCATGATGCTTCCAATAAGCTGTGTCACTAGTGCCCACGGTACAAATGCTACTATGTATTTagaagcaccaaaaaaaaaaaaaaggataatttCTCCCTGCCGATGCCTTTTTCTGAAACGTTAACAAAATACTGAGGCAGCTGCGGGGGGGCTCCGCCGAAACCAGGCGCGGTTTCCACACGGCGAGGCGGGCAGCGCTGTGTTACTGAACGAGGGACAGCGCCCCCTGCTGGCCGGGAGCGCCACTCCAACCGCCTCGCTGCTCCGCGGGCATCTAGCCCAATAGGCGGCAGATGCCCGAATTTTGGATGGCAGGTTGTGCCTTGCTGGTTACTCTAAAACTGTAAATTGCCATTCTTATCGTTTAAAAACGAAACCAAACATTACATTTGACAAATATCCTCCTCGCCACGCCCCGACCCCCCGTTTTAGATcatgtttaaaatttaaaccaTTTCTTGTTTAGAGCAGTGATAcgctttttttccctcaaatgCTGCAATGGTATCTTTTCCCTCATgttattcttatttttccagtatTACTTGGATCCTCCAGTTAAACTGAACGAAGCTCTTGAAAGATACGGCTTGAAAAAAGATGACTTCTTTGTCTTAAACCACGGAGAATCACGGGACTTGAGTACAAACGATGGGTTTGAGTAATGAAACGGTAGCATTTCCTTATAAGCCCCGTTTGATTTGAACTAGCAATTAATGTTACAAATATTAATATGATCAACTTACAAAGTAGTTTTTTTGGAGTGAATTAGCTTTTTAGATGCCAGGTTTGTCAGTTTCAGAACTAAAACTTGCATACCAATTTCACGATAAATTTTGCTAGTTATATTGTTTATAAATTTTGAGGTGATCTAAAAACTGGTTAATATATAAGGTATTGTCTGGGAATAACTTGCAGTTTCAGCTCTATGTACACTGATAAATTACTGGGGgttttaaaaacttttcatCTTACCTGCAGCAGCAATAATAACCTCAGCACAGGACATATTCTTAGAATTAATGGCTGACTTGAATTAGTCATTGTTAGAATGTCATCTCCCAGTTGTTAGTCGTTAGTCTTCAGGTTCTGCCCTGCACTTCGATAGCTTCACTGTGTGTTTTCTGGGGTGGAGTCTTCCAGTACAGCTGCGTTGTTAAAGCACAAGCACGGTAAATTAATTACTTTACTGAGTGCTTCTACATTTTCATATATTGATGAACCACAAAAGCTGAATTTTACAATGATCTAAAGAACTGTGCCTTTTAAAGAGAGATAATTTAATATTGCATCATTGATGTGTAAAACTTACTGCTGGCCAGAGTATCTGCACACTTTCGTTGGTTTGCCAATGTTTTTAAGTTAGGCCTGAATGTGTCTAAAATAACTTTGTCAAATGCAGTCCATGACATGGAAGAATCCCTTAATGGCACTTCTCTTTGCATTGACTTAGCCTATTActaagtaattttattttttttttttattgtttagtGAAAAGTCTTAAGCAAGGgctgttgtattttttcttgtagCTTCCCTCCAATTTTAAAGTTGAATGAGAGATTAAACCTTGTTAAGTATTGTAAAACTTGGCTAAATGTATCTGTATCAAATTGCCATGCTAATTTACAGAATTAAAGCCTATTGTTGCCAATAAAAAGGGTTGTTATTCTCCTTCATAgttaattgaaaatattttttggttaaTTACTTGTTTTGATCTATGGggtatgtgtatttttttcgCTCTTGCTGTGCATTACGTTTTATGATCATACTCCatgaagataaataaaaagacaCATTATTTGCCTGCAGTTTAAAGACATGAATTTCTGGCAGCTCATTAAAACCAGTTAATGAGATTTCATGCTAGGAGCAAACTGAAGTAATCTTTTAGCTGTTGACATctcttaaaaatgtatattgGGAAGTCCTAGAAGTCTTGTAGATCTCAGTGCCAACAAAGCCAAGATCAGTTAGTCCAACTTTGTGCTGAAGAAGGGTTCTGGAACAGAGGATTACActtaaatataagaaaaagtaGCTTATATTACTTTGGTGGGATTCATGTAGAAttatttaggctggaaaagacctttgagatcatcaagttccAGCCATTAATCCAGCACTGTCatgtccaccactaaaccatgcccctaacCACTGTATCTACACgctttttaaatgcctccaggaatggcgattccaccacctccctgggcagcctgttccaatgattGGCagccctttcagggaagaaatttttcctaatatctaacctcAACCTACTctggcgcaacttgaggccatttcctcttgtcctgtctcttgttacctgggagaagagaccgacccccacctgcctacagcctcctgtcagggagctgcagagagcagtaaggtcccccctgagccccctcctctccaggctgaacagccccaggtcccccagctgctcctcaccagACTTGTGCCCCggacccttcaccagctgcgTTGCCCCTCTCgggacacgctccagcccctcaacgtccctcctgaagtgaggggcccaaagctgaaccccgtgttcgaggtgcggcctcaccagtgcccagtgcagggggacggtcactgccctggccctgctggccacactgtttcagataccagccaggatgctgctggccttctgcCCCCCCGGGCACAcggctggctcctgcccagggctgtcacccagcccccccaggcccttccccccaggcagttcccagccccctgccccagcccgtcGCGCTGCgcggggctggtgtgacccaggggcaggacccggcactgagccctgttgaacctcctacaagtggcctcggcccatcggcccggcctgcccagccccctctgcagagccccctgccctcccgcaggtcagcactgcccccagctcggtgtcacctgcaaactgaCCGAGGGTGCACTCCgtcccctcgtccagatcgttgatgaagacattaaacagggctggccccagcacggagccctgaGCAGCACCTGTGACCAGCCGCCAGCAGCATGTAACCCCGTTCCCCACCACTCGTTGGGTATTTGACAAACATCAAGAtttctttatttgaaaaggTAATTCTAGTATGGTCTAAGTGTGTTCACCATAATTTGTACAAAAATGGTTTAAAACTACTCTCAGTTGTTCAATGTTGATTTTTGGGAGGGCCTTTCAGGTGAAGCCTCTATTGGGCCTTGTATTTACAGAACAGCTTCAATAACAATTGGGATAAAACAACGCATATACATGTTCATAATATTTTGGAGGACACCAAGCTGCAGGATGTTTTGAGTACTTTACTTTGAAGGATGTGAttaaaactgaatattttttgggttttttttagttttcaaaatcaTCAATAGACTATTCAGTAAAATTCTGTActttagaaagaaagaatggaACTAAAATACAGAATACCTAGATAAGCAGCCATACAGCAGAGAAATATTGAAGAGGATCAGAGACTAAACGTCAGTAATGGCATAAGTTTTGTTGTGGATCTATTAATTCACACCATTTGTATGCAGAATGGTGACTGTTACACTTTGCTTGGTGCTGGAAAGATTCAGTCTAGGGTGGGGTGGGGTAAAATAATTCGACACATTTGCATGAAGACTCTTTGGAGAGTTTTGCATCATTTGAAAATATCTCAACAGCAGTGTTCTatgaagaaagcatttaaatataGGTCTTTCTAGACCAGTAAAAGACGACTGAGACAACAATGTAAAAAGCTTTCATGTGCTTTTAGAAAAGGGGAGAACGGTCACTTGTTTCTGTCAGATATCAAAGGATAAGGGATCAACTTTAATTATCAAAAAGATATCTGAATAACTTATTTTTAGGTTGGAGAACATGGAGAAGGACATCTAGAATCTCTGTTGCTGAGCTTAAGAAAACACCTATCTATCAGATACACCTGGAACAGACCAGATGAAGTTCTTGTCACAAGAgaataaaggcagaaaaaaattaaactaaagaAGTGGCAAAACATTAAGTGATTGTAATCTAACTTGCTTATTACAAAATTAACTTGGTTTTGGAGcagtgggaaggagaaagggaagttACTGTCGATGCAGCAATTGTCAGGGGTCTGACTGGGAATCATGCCAGCTTCTGCCTTAATTGTATTCCTGATGAGTTAAAACTACCTATGCAGATAAACTAGATACATGTAGCCTTGCCCCTGTATTGATCAGGACATAGATATGTGTATTTTCAAGGTCACATTTTTCTTGCACTTCTAGCTAATTGCAAAGGCACCTGCTGAGAATAAATATCTATTGAAttacagaaagagaagacagtACTATTCAGAGCAGAGTGAGTATATTAACTTAGAAAGATGAAGCATCTGGTAACAGTTCAAGTAATACAGCTCTCTTAAAAATGGTACAAAgtgaaaaacttattttctaGCCTTTACAGCTGACACTTTTTCACTCTCTCCGATGCGGTGTTCAGGAAGTTTCAGTAGTctcattttaaatatgaagtGTTTGCTAGTACGTTTCATGTTCATCAGTGAAACATCCTTCAGGTTCTTTCACAATGACATTTATATGTGCTCCACTTCATTTCTGAATTAACACTGGATTGATGACACAAGCTCTACGGGGACTAACTCAACAGGAGCACTTGTTTTGGTGATGTTCCAGTTGCAGAGAAAAGAGTAGCGCTCTCCAAGGAAAGCAGCCTCAAGGACTACCCAGAGAACAGGAAGCTTTTGTAAAAACATGTATGATACTGCTCTTGTAG
Encoded proteins:
- the NAPEPLD gene encoding N-acyl-phosphatidylethanolamine-hydrolyzing phospholipase D isoform X4, which codes for MRLSFLSSPQKDMDKKTDEEQPLTACSQYPKEAVRKRQNSSRGSRGSDSSRTSRKSFRLDYRLEEDVTKSKRGKDGKFVNPWPTWKSPTLPNILKWSLMEKNNSNVPCSKQELDKELPVLKPYFVQKPELAGKTGTGMRVTWLGHASVMVEMDELIFLTDPIFSQRASPTQLVGPKRFRGPPCTVDQLPKIDAVMISHTHYDHLDYNTVTSLNERFGSELRWFVPLGLLDWMQRCGCENVIELDWWEENCVPGHDAVTFVFTPSQHWCKRTATDDNKVLWGSWSVLGPWNRFFFSGDTGYCVAFEQIGKRFGPFDLAAIPIGAYEPRWFMKYQHVDPEEAVRIHIDVQAKKSVAIHWGTFALANEYYLDPPVKLNEALERYGLKKDDFFVLNHGESRDLSTNDGFE
- the NAPEPLD gene encoding N-acyl-phosphatidylethanolamine-hydrolyzing phospholipase D isoform X2; the encoded protein is MVRSRALWSCCLQLAALPSAAGWSGGKPQPFYGSCWRAAEPPRRGWSGTMEEEEEEDETPHGQRQPGSSPQKDMDKKTDEEQPLTACSQYPKEAVRKRQNSSRGSRGSDSSRTSRKSFRLDYRLEEDVTKSKRGKDGKFVNPWPTWKSPTLPNILKWSLMEKNNSNVPCSKQELDKELPVLKPYFVQKPELAGKTGTGMRVTWLGHASVMVEMDELIFLTDPIFSQRASPTQLVGPKRFRGPPCTVDQLPKIDAVMISHTHYDHLDYNTVTSLNERFGSELRWFVPLGLLDWMQRCGCENVIELDWWEENCVPGHDAVTFVFTPSQHWCKRTATDDNKVLWGSWSVLGPWNRFFFSGDTGYCVAFEQIGKRFGPFDLAAIPIGAYEPRWFMKYQHVDPEEAVRIHIDVQAKKSVAIHWGTFALANEYYLDPPVKLNEALERYGLKKDDFFVLNHGESRDLSTNDGFE
- the NAPEPLD gene encoding N-acyl-phosphatidylethanolamine-hydrolyzing phospholipase D isoform X3, whose translation is MLASTVIRILLLIHPEPESCSPQKDMDKKTDEEQPLTACSQYPKEAVRKRQNSSRGSRGSDSSRTSRKSFRLDYRLEEDVTKSKRGKDGKFVNPWPTWKSPTLPNILKWSLMEKNNSNVPCSKQELDKELPVLKPYFVQKPELAGKTGTGMRVTWLGHASVMVEMDELIFLTDPIFSQRASPTQLVGPKRFRGPPCTVDQLPKIDAVMISHTHYDHLDYNTVTSLNERFGSELRWFVPLGLLDWMQRCGCENVIELDWWEENCVPGHDAVTFVFTPSQHWCKRTATDDNKVLWGSWSVLGPWNRFFFSGDTGYCVAFEQIGKRFGPFDLAAIPIGAYEPRWFMKYQHVDPEEAVRIHIDVQAKKSVAIHWGTFALANEYYLDPPVKLNEALERYGLKKDDFFVLNHGESRDLSTNDGFE
- the NAPEPLD gene encoding N-acyl-phosphatidylethanolamine-hydrolyzing phospholipase D isoform X1; its protein translation is MGPQAAFTSYRSRPGAGPFSRCPTSSPDCSGRDMPAAPPRLRAPGRPAATALSVPAPPAAILVTRRQAARRCREPAHPRGWRGPAERGNAAAPCSPQKDMDKKTDEEQPLTACSQYPKEAVRKRQNSSRGSRGSDSSRTSRKSFRLDYRLEEDVTKSKRGKDGKFVNPWPTWKSPTLPNILKWSLMEKNNSNVPCSKQELDKELPVLKPYFVQKPELAGKTGTGMRVTWLGHASVMVEMDELIFLTDPIFSQRASPTQLVGPKRFRGPPCTVDQLPKIDAVMISHTHYDHLDYNTVTSLNERFGSELRWFVPLGLLDWMQRCGCENVIELDWWEENCVPGHDAVTFVFTPSQHWCKRTATDDNKVLWGSWSVLGPWNRFFFSGDTGYCVAFEQIGKRFGPFDLAAIPIGAYEPRWFMKYQHVDPEEAVRIHIDVQAKKSVAIHWGTFALANEYYLDPPVKLNEALERYGLKKDDFFVLNHGESRDLSTNDGFE